A segment of the Manis javanica isolate MJ-LG chromosome 17, MJ_LKY, whole genome shotgun sequence genome:
GAGACTTGTCTCCAGTCACCCCAGGGGCTGCCAGGGTGGAGTCTGACTCACTCCCAACCCCCATTTATGTGCACTGTGCACTAGGACAAACGTCCACCACACATTCCAAGCTGCCTGGCCATTCTCGTGCAGAAGCATGACTTTCTACCAAAATTATGTTTACAGTGAAGGATGATGTGTCCAAGACGACATGAGCCTGCACAACCCCAGCTGAGCTTAGTCAAGGAAGACAGGTGGGGGAGAGCCAGAGGCCATTACCTTTAGTACCGTGGGGCAGGACAGGATACAACTGCTTGCCTGGAAGAAAACACAACCTTGAGGGCAGCCCAGTCTCCTCTTGCCAGAGCTGCCACCAACTGAGGACTCTCTTCAGCCCTGGGCCTTCCTGGAGGGGACCTTGGACATGTCTGCTCAACAGCAGGGGCCAAAGCCCAGCCTTCCTCCACTAGAGTCCCAAGGACAGCATTTCCAAGGCCCTTGGTCTGGTGTCTTCTTGGGAAGGCTCATCTGCCCACCATGGTTTCCTGGACTTAGGAGTCAGGCAGACTTACCAAAGCAGTGGTGCATGCACTCCTCCTTGGAGAGGTAGCTGTTTTTATTGCCCCGGCACCCCCCGTAGATGAAGTTATCACAAGAATTCTTCTCAGCATCAAAGTACCAGCGTTGGAAGGATGCGCGGCAAGGCCCAGTGACTGCCTTGGCAGTACAGTATTCTGGGAGCGAGACAGCCCAAGGGGTAGAAAttagcagagcccagcaggagtgaaATAGCTAGAATGTTTCTGAGCAGTCACACAGCTGCCAGCCCAAGGAGAAATCGCTCTCTGCTGAAGAAACTGTAATTTACAAATGTGGCCAGTCTGGCCCACTCTATACACTACTCCACGTTTTCAGATATCCTTCTCTTTACAGCCAGACTGTGTCAATATGTAGGTTACTCTATGCCATGTGCTGTTCTAGGCACTTTACTAGGTTTAACTGGGTGTCTAAGAGATCTGTCCAGGGCCCCTCGTTTCACACTTGGGGGCTCTGAGGCAGAGCTATACACAGTACCCTCTCTGCCTAgggccacacagctggtgaggGGAAGAGCCCACACACCACACCGCCTCCCCACAGCAAAGCTCACCATCCGCCTGCCCTGGGGCATCAGGATTCCTGCCACCCTAGGGTAGCCTCACAAGTTCTATCACCTGGGAAAGGTCAGGAAGCCTGCTCTACAGTTTCCTTAGTGGAAATCCTCAAGTGTGTGTCAATTCTCAACTAAACagtaagaaaacacattttgcccatacatattttttttaaattcataccTTCATAGTTGAAAATATTGATGGAGAAGTCATCAGAATTCTGCCTTCTGGGAACTAAAACACAAACACCTGAGTCAGGGAAGCTGGGATGGACACAGGACACGGGGCCTAGCAGGGGCTGAGTCTAACAGGGCCCACTGAGGGTGTGTGGATATACTGGCACCTAGAAGAAAGGGTGTGGAGCCCACTCCACAAGTAGCTTTGCTCCATCACCTCCCAGGTTACTGTGGAAACTATAACCCTAGCCACATTTTCTGGGGTGATGATAGAGATGGTCTTCTTCACTCTCTGACACAGTGAAGAAACCTCCTAGGGAAATTTTCTTCTGAAACAGGATGGAAACCAATTATCATGCCAGCACCCCACGGTTCTGCATGACCTTGGAGAGGCCAGCTCAGGAATAAAGAGTGAACCCAGGCAAAGCTATGGCCATGAAGAGCACTGGACTCCTGGCCTAGAAAAACTGGAAGTGACTCTAATCTAACTCTAGGCATTCTGCAAGTCAGCCGACCTCTGAACTCAAAAGCTCACTCTCATGTGAGCACCAATGTCAGATGCAGAGGACCAGAGCTAAGACTGCAACTAGTGCATGGCCACAGGCCAACTGTCCTCAAATGGAGCGGGGGCACATTCCCTCCCTCCAAGGCAGGTCTGGCCCAGCAAAGCCCAATGCCTGGGGACTGGTCTTAGGGAAAGTTGGGCTGGACTTGCTGGTGCATCTGGACCACTCACCCCAGGCTCCTGATCCAGAGTCCTTAGAGCAAAAATGAAGAATGGGGCAGCTGCTGTCAGCACTACAAAGCAAGCTAACACAAACCTCAAGATCAAGAACTGCAGCGgagatggaggtgggggtggcagaAGAGAGAGGGTTCAGCACAGGGCGGGAGGCACCAAGGACAACAGACAGCAAAGGAGAGAACAGGCCAGGAGAGATGGGGTGGGCAGTGAAGACAGCATGGCAGGCCATGCCAGGGGGCTTGAGGCCAGCCCAGAGAGAAGGGCCTGAGCCACATGCAGCTACCACAATAATCCCCCATTGCccaggaggaagctgaggccagcCCAGACGCAGTGTAGAATTCCTCAGCCCTCTTGTCCACTGTACAGAGTAAGTGGACTCCTGTGTAAGGATGCCGACAAAGAGCCAGAAGCTGGCAGCCCAGGCACAGCCCCCATTTGCcaattttaagaaaacagaacCAGAAGGTGGAAACCCTTGTACAACTCCCGAATTACAGATGTCCTTTCACAGTTCCCCACCCAAATGGCCCTCTTTGCATCCTGGGTCCTTTAAAAAACCTACCACTTGGGACAGAGGAATCTGCTCCATTCCTGCTCGTGTCCAGGTCACCAAAGGTGTTCTCTACAAGGGGACAAATAAACAACATGGTGAGAAAGTACACCTGAAGACTGCCCAGTGCAAGAAAACCAACTGTGACCCTGAGCAGCCACGGGCCCGTAAGCCTTTCCCAGCCAACTCCCATTTCTCCTTTATGTGACCCTTCAGCACACATGCTGGACCACAAGCCTGCCAGAACTTGGAAATAAGGAACCAAGACAGGCCTTGTGGGTTCAACTTTAACATTAACTCATTGGGAATCAACTCGCTATGTGAAGTGACTTTTATAAAAGGACAGAATAGTTTCCAGGATCAAATAACCCGTTTAACTGTATTAACCCACCTTATAAATTAAGAAGTTAAGGGGTGCACAGCAGCATGAATGTACTTTACGCCACTGAACTATACAGTGAAAAATATAGCTCAAATGGTCAGTCTTATGTTATGTATACTTTATCTCTCCAAAGCTAAGGGCATGAGGTGAGAGGCTAACTGGTTAAGGAAGCATGTAAAGGGAGCACCGGCAGGGTTCAGGAAGGACAGCAGAACTTGCAATCCAGCAGACCATGTGGAAAGGCACAGGGCTATCCTAACCCGATGCCACTGAATTCACACCACaaacctcctcctctcctccaagCATCTCCCGGGGATTTGGCTGAGAGGCTTGCCTACACAGACTAAAGGTACAGGCGGCATAGGACCCCACGTGTCTGTCCCTGGATGGTTCTGCTTCTCACTATAGATCTATTGGCTGGCATTCTCATTCTCATTTGGCTTCCCAAACAGCCCGTCTGCCTGAGAGAGAATATGCTGGCAAGACTCCAGTAACTAGTTGCTCTGGCAATGCCAGCTCTCAGACTCATGAGCGAACCCCTCGAGACATGCAGTTGGAGCCACACTCTGGACCCCCTCTAGGGAGACAGCTCTCTACCTTCCCCCAGCAAAACTCAACCCATGGCCCCTTGGGGCGACATCCCATGTGAACGTCCACTGTCCACTGCCTGGGTTCTCACGATGGAGTAACCAGACCAGGCAGGTAAGTTTGATACAGTCACCTCCTGACTGGGACAGGAAAGAAAGGTAGTAAAAAAGTATCTCCCCTTAATTATCCCCCATATGAGATCAGATGACcacagaaaaatgttaagaaatgGCTTTTTCTTTAGTCACCATCAATAAGGTTGCTAGTTGCCCCCCAAAGGTGACGGACTTGCCTCTATGATCCAAAAACAATACCCAGGCACCTCAGCTCTCCAAACACTTGCTGAGTGCCTGCTAGGCACCAGGCACACACAAACTGAAAATGCTCCTGAGGAGCTTGGTCACTGCCTGGCTGTGTGCACGGGCACCGCACCTTAAACCTCAGGCCACCGCCAAGGCCACTGCTGTTTCCCCCTCTTTACACACAACTTTAGCAAGCTTATCTAGTTTCTGAATGTAGAGCTCAAAGCCAAAGTGACTACAGCCAGTGAGTGAGGAGACATAAAAATTCCACGAGGACGCAGGGTCTGTCTCTGGGCACAGGCTCGCAGGCCGGGGGTGTGCAGTGAGCACTGAGGGAACCAGCGCACTCCAACAGAGTCATAACCTACAGTCCTCATGTCAATGCCAGGCTGTCAAGAAAGGATGCAAGATATCATGTAACAGTGCTAGGGAGACGGCCAATGAAAATCTTTCACAGACAGTTTGGCTGGTCAGCCCTTGGGTCTCTAGAACACTTGGTTGGGACCAGGCCCAGGGACGTCAGCTCTCAAGAAGTCCCTCATGGCTCAATTCAGAGCCAGAGCACACTACTGTGGGGTTTTAGGTTTTTATTTAAGCTGTGAGGCTCTGAGAGTCAACATTATGTTGACTGTACAGAATCCCTCGCAGGTGAGGGTGGGAGGATGGATTCCAGGAAGTATGTTCTGTTTAGCATGACTCATTACTTGGCTGGCTGGGTGAGCTCCAGTCATTTGTCCCAGAGGTAAAAATAAGCCACAGGCCCACAGAGAACGGGGAGCAGCCTGTCTCAGCAGACCTGAAAGACTCTGCTTGAGAAGTGGAAGGCCACTTCCTCCTATACCAGGTCGGGGTGGGGCTTGCACACAGCAGTTGGAGAAAGGAAGTTGGGAACAAGACCCAGTCATCCCAACCCCCGGCTCCAGCCTGCATCTGCTCTCCCCTTTCTGGGAAAGGGTGGGAGGACACAGCTGTGAAACCACTGGGCGGGCAACCCTTTGactatttcttctgctttttaaaacatcCCCTGGTTCAGCCATGAAGAACTAACCAAAGGCAAAAACCCACAACCCAAGTAATAAACTGTCTTGAAATAACAAAATTCCCCAGCTACCACTGTCTTACCTGTGACACCTGCACATTTCTCAAGACACTCCTTCTTGGTCATGTAATTATTGTCATTCCCTTCACAGCCTCCATACACAAACTGCTGGCAGGATCTGTCAGTGACATTGTACCACCACCTAGGCATGGAGGCCCGACATCGTCCCACTATCTTTGAAACTCGGCAAAAGTCTGAAACACAGAGCAGAGATCAGTGAGCTTGGCAGGGCAATCCTGGCGGAAGAGAACGAATATGCACAGACCTGCAGGAGGAGGCCCAGTGGTCCAGAGCCCCCAGAAGAACCAGAGCTTTAAGTTCCAGCACGGGTCCTCTGTGAGTTGTTACTAAAGTTGCCACCAGGCCTTCTTAAGTGATTCCTTTCTTGCACAGTAAAGAGTCACATTATCTAACAACAAAGATACCAACCCACCCaactgaaatatatttcataggCATGTTGATTTTGTCCCTGCCTCTACCATCAAAGACACACACATCCCATAGAGAAATATGACTTTCAATGCCAAAAAATCCAGACTTCAGGATCCTTCTGGATATGTGCCCAGCACACCAGCCCAAGGGGAACTTAGCACTCAAAGACTGGAGCTGGCAATATGAGGTCAGGAAGGACTTTTCTTCTTAGCCTCCCATCTGCTCCCTGCCCAGGCAGAcctctgcacacacacatgaCAAGAGACTCAGAAAGCAGACACCTAACTCTATTTCCCCCTATTGCCAACTCCCAGCTCCAAAGGCAACTCAGGTCACTCCTCTGCTTCAGCACTGGTAATGGCTTCCATCTGAGCACACAAAGATGGGCCTGGGTTTCAAGGTGTCCCCAAATCTGGCCTCACGGAAGCACAAGGACACAAAAGTCATAAAATTCCAGTCAGATACATTTGCTTGCAGAAGGCTTAGAAATGTGTGCTCTCTTAAATAAAAGGGAGAGATTAACAAATGATGGAAATACCACCTACACCCAAATGAGACATTCTCCTGCAGGAATCAGAGGACTGAAAGTaagttgggaagggagaaacCTGACCATGTGATTCAGTGTCTGCCCTGTACCACCACGGCACCTCCCCCCACACCCTTGCCTCCACTGGCCTCTGCCCGCTGGCATAAGGCATTCCATCTGGTGGGGCCTGGCACAGGGTACACGATAAACATCTCAAATAAAAGCATTCTAGGCCCAACACTTGGTTGCAAGTTGTCATTTACTCCTTTCTAGTTGTTCTCATGTTTGTTAGGTTTACTTCAACAACTAGGGGGTAACGTTCAACAGCACAGAGGGCAGGATCTGTGCTTGTGTCTTTCAAAATATGTCACAATGATGGGCATGAAACCAAGTGTTCCACAAAACATCAATCTGCAGACAAAAAAGGTTGGTGCTGtgcaaaacacacatacacacactcccaCACATACCAATAAATCACAGGTAACTAATACAGCAGAGAAGGCATATTCTGATGTAAGCAATTCTGTTGAGCTGAAAGCAACCAACCATCCATTAAATCACCAGTTAAAAAGTACCTTATCTAGACAGTTCCTATGAATGGAATTCTACAGtgtgtccagaaaaggcaaatcaatAGAGACAGGAAGGAGATTAATGTTTGCCTGGTGCTAGGGGTGGGGAGTGACTGCAAATGGGCATAAGGATCTTTTGGGGATGATGGAAacgttctaaaattagattgtggggATAGTTGTACAACTCCATAAATGTACCAAAACCCACTGGATTATATACTTAAAACGAGTGATTTTTATGGCATGTTAAATACTTTAATAaagcaggtttttgtttttaaacaggaGTGCCCTTTGTGGGCACATCAGACCAGAACCAGTTGAGAGTGCACCTAGAGCGGTGTTTTTGACAATGTGCCACAGGTCACAAAACATACAGAATCAACAAAGCCAAGGGAGAGAACATGGCAGAAGAGTTCTGATGTGTGATTCTGCCTGACCCACGTGGCTGTCAAATGCCAGAGGCAGCACTGCTATCACCAAGACAGGATGGAGAAGAACCACACAGGACCCACGTAGAACTGCACACCGAGAGCAACACGAAGCAGAGAACACCCAACTGCTTGAGGGGGCAGCCTACCAACGCCCCACCAAGCTAAGAGGCCTGGAGAACACGTGTCCTCGCTTCCTGATCCATTTCTGGTACAACCTTTTTGACAAAAATCCCAAGGGAGGAATCCTCcactttaaatgggtaaactGCACAGTgtgtaaattacatctcaattaaAACTAAAACCTTAGAGGGCTGAATGAAAGCTCAAGGCAGCCGGGCACCACAGACACCACAGCAGAGAAGGCAACAGGGTAGCAACAGTATGGGGAGAATTCAGTGGCTTTCACAAGCTGGGGTGCCAGATACACACTCTGTGCAGGTGTAGAAGCTGAGGGATGTGTAAAGAGACCAAGAAAAAAAGCCTATCTAGAGATGGATGACAGCCAGCTTGGTAAAGTCAACACCGCCTGGGAGCTGGCCCTCATCTCTGCAGGCTCAGACACGTATTCTCTGCGCCCCAGCGCTGATGAGATGCAGGGATGCCGACCCCTGCTAACAAAGCGTGtgagaggacacagagaaagtaaCTGTCAAGCAGGCTGGACGTGTACATTATCCAGCATACCACCTCAGAAAGCAAGCTGAAATGGACGCCACCGGGAGTCAAATAAGGGAAGCTTATGCAGGATTCCTGAAAACATCCTCTCCATTGGGAGCTACCTGCAAACCAGAGGCTCACAGCAGGGAGCTCAAGATGCACTCAGTCAAGGGCTGCCTGTAGGAACCTTTCCTTTCCTGACTGCCGCCATGTTTCTTCTTGGCTGCAACACTGTCTCCTGTACGTGTCATGGTCCCTTCTTATGGATTTTGTGGGCTTGGgagtctgttctgttctgtttcagACAGCTGCTCCCATATGCTCTCAATGACTAGAAATCGATTTCATAGTTTAAGTTTCAGAAAGTATCCTTATTTTCAGGTTTCttgggtggggaagaaagggatGGGGTGGAGGGACTTCACTTTTGTCCCAAGGGAATTTAAAAACATCTCtttattaagaaaaagtttgAACCAAAAACACAGTATTTCTGGACAGACAGATGCTGACAATTGCTGAAACTGAGTGATGGTCCATGGGGGCTGATAAAACTTTTTCACTACATTTGAAAATAtccataataaaaagagaaaaaagataacattttttaCACAAATTTGAATGAAGTGAAATGGCTCTAGTAGCTTAACTGGGTGAACTAAGTTAAACTAAGACAAAATTTAACCATACCCTTACTGTATAAAGATAGTAAGTATAGAGTATACTGTAAGTATAGAGAAAAGTctaattttgtcacatgcttttacTTATTAAATTGCTTTTAAGCCTCTATGATGTGTATTTCTACTCTTTAGGCTTAAGGAAGTGACCTCATgaaaaaggattttgttttctgtttgcttgttcAAAGGAGACAGTGTTCCGTTAGGAAACACAAGCCATGTATTATTCTTCACCTCCTCCCCAAATAACATCAAAGCATTTTCTCTTTCATGGTCTCCAAAAAGCTTGGACAAAAAGCCAGAAATACTTAAGTATGTAAGATGGCTTCCATTACTTaactttcttcagaaaaaaaagtagTTCTGTATTTTGGTAGATCCAgattaaaatcaaaatgaaccAAAATTCAGAGTTACTTGTTTCTTTACACCCCATTTAGTAAGCATTATGACAGGCACATCATGTGCGCTATTTCTAATGGTCACAATACAACTGTGATTCAGGTAGTAACACCCCTTTACAAATGAGGGCAACAAGGCTTTTTGGGTGGCTAAGCTAagccagtggcagagctggatcTGAATTTATACTGGTCGATTACAGCCAGTGCACAGAAAAAGCCACTAACGGCAATAggtagtgggaaaaaaaagaaaccaagtgGCCTAAAAGCCCAAACATTCCTCGGACTTTTTCTGAGGATTCACCAAGGCCAGTTCCTCTGCTGGATCTCTGTTTACAGTCATACTCAATGACAGGGTCACAGACAGAACTATGTCACGTGACCTGGCCAAGCTGAGGAGCAGACATGGTTGGACAAATTATCAGgaagttattcttttttttttattaaggtatcattgatatacaatcttatgctcacgttttgtggttactacattccccctattatcaaatccccaccacataccccattacagtcactgtccatcagcatagtaagatgctatagagtcactagttgtcAGTAAGTTATTCTTTAATGAGttctgttgttgttattgagATGACAAAATGATATACTGGCCTTAGAATAGTGTTGGAAAACAACTATGAAAAGTATGTTGAATATATCAAGTATTATATGTATGCTCACAAATGCCAGTGCAAAATTACATACAttctagaaattttcaaaatatacaggAAGAACAGAGAAAGGCTAAAGGGCACCAAATCTGGAGAGAACTTGCTttggaatatataaaaatggaattccTGCTTTTTATAAACAGTAACCTCATGGAGATGCATCAGAAATGGTTAAAACCACACATTATTGAAATAGGAAACTAAATTACAAAACCCTGGCAGGCATTCTGAACATTACCTATTACAAAATTGCCAAACAGACTGGTCTTTGTCAAGAAAAACAGGTTTCTCTAGTTCAGAAGTCACTAGAACTTTAACCAAAACAAGCCGATGCCACTGTGCAAGCAAGCAGGCTGGAATGATCTGCTTTCCCCCGTAACAAAGACACCCCAGAAATTTTAGGCTCTCAGGCACTCCAATCTGTTTAACATTACAGACTTAAGATGATGATATCTAATCATTCTCCAAAATCGCACGATTGCAGCTGTGCCTATTTCATCTCCTCTAACAAAATATTTCAGGTATTCTAGAAAGTATAGAAAATACTGTAACATTTGTGTGCATCtacttttcagctttttaaaaaaattagtatagCTGACATAGTattgtttcaggtatacaacacgtTGATTTGACACTTgcatacattacaaaatactcAACTCACATCACCACACTGAATtaatgcaatattattgactatattccccatgctgtacctttcatccccataacttattttgtaactggaagtttacaactcttaatccccttcatctaCTTCACCATCCACTTTACTTCTCAGCTTTATCAAATTCCAACATTGTAAAGGACTAAGCATTACTGACAGAGCTGAAACCCTTTCTATTGCACTTCAatcccacctgctctcccacGAATTAATGATCACCTTGAATTTGATGTTcttttgttcatgtttttatactttttcagagttgtttacttttaaaacaagCAAAGTCAACTTTCCTAGGATTCTAGTCCTTGATACCCTCTTTACTCCCATGAGCACTATAAGTTGAGGAACAACTGCCTTCTCATCCCACTGTATGCCTAATGAGAAAGCCCCTGTCACCTCACAAGCCTGCAACCATCATGAACTGGTGGTCCTCCTCCTCCCAACCATCTGGTTTTCTAGAGCACAGGTCAGTGACCTTGTTTTATTGTGGGCCAAACAATAAATGCGGGCAGTGCTTTGCACAATAGTGTGGAATCatgaaaagcaacaggaaaaattATGCCTGTTCCATGACGTTTAATATTTTGTATCAAAACATAAAAACTGTgggttataaatatataaaatgaaaaaacagtaaaCAAATTGTCTGGTACACTCTCAAGTTAAAACATTGTAACCTTGAGAATTGATGTTTaaattctttgttaaaaaaagacaaaaccaacAGTCTGAATGAAGAGTGCTTGGGATGCATCTTTAGCCACAGAACTTAGAATAATATGAATAATCTTTTCAGTGTGCTTCAGTGAACTATCATACATCTTTCTAGGTCTAGATCAGCTTCCAACATTTAATCCTTTGCCCTTTCAATGTCACTGAAGTGCTCTCAGAGTTCCTTTACTCTCTGTGGAGGTCTGTTCCTGCATTACTTCCACCAGGACACCATTCTTTTCATCACCCTGTGGATAAGTGGGCCTCAGGCTGCATACCCAGTCCTCAAATGGAGGTGAAGTCAGCATTCCCGCAGTTAGCTGGTTCTTTCATCACTCACTCCATTTACACTGGATTGGAGTCTCACTTCCAGCAACACTACTTTTTCTCTTTGGCACACTTCTGCCTTTTTAGCCAGTTCCCCCTACCGACAACCATTCTGGTAAACTATCCCACAGGTTCCTCACAGCAAAACAAGGAGGCAACAGTGCAACGACATGCAGTGACCAAGACACCTTGTGTACATGCCACTTACACAGTGGTTTGTGTCTGAACTTGTACTTGATCCAAGTACTCACAGTTGATAAACTGTGACAACGGAAACTCGTGCAAGTCCAAAACACGCAAGGCAAGTTCTGCCTTTATTTTAGGCTTTGCGGGTCACACAGGCTGTTCAAACTACTCAATTCTGTCATAGCATGAAAGCAGCCTGCATATGGTCTGCAAGCACAGTATGGTTTCACATTTattgattgaaaaaaaattaagagaatatttcaagacatgtaaaaattatatgaaatagaatttaagtgtccataaataaatttttaattgtcTACATCTGCTTTCATGCTACATTTTGAGCTACATTTTGCCAATCCCTTTAGAATGTTTATAAAAAAATAGCCTCATCAGATTTTCCACCCCTATCACTGCAAAACTCAGCAAGTCTTGTATGTGTAGTCAGAAGCTATCAGACTCCTATGGTTCACATTTCTTACAACACTAACCATGCTTTCCTCAGGTTTATCCCTTGCCAAAAATGCTGAAGCACACCTTTCTATCACTAAAAACAGCCCTACTCTTTCTGTTAAAACCACTTAGAATTCTAAGGATAATGGCCAAAGGGAAATTGTTTGCTACAATAATCCTCAGACATTTGAAAATCGTtaatttacacacaaaaaaatagaacagttTACTTCTCAGTatcaaaaagcaaagaaaagcaatGAATTGTCATTTAATTCAAGAGTTTCAAACAGGAGCAACTACTGCCATGTCCACAATGAGCCCCATGTTTGCAGACCTGCAACAGTTGAAAATTTATCACCAAGACTCATCTTGCCTGTCCTGGTTAAATAACTTGTGAGAAatccacataatggaatactcAGAGCtgttaaaaaaaggcaaatacgTATGTGCCAGGATAAAAAAATGTCTATgactaaggagaaaaaagcatagAATGGTTTATGATGAttccttttctaaattttaatttagaCACATGTATGAATCTACCTTCAAGGAAAGGGACTTTTCTTAGAAGAGCTTTAATACTCTAATCTtataaatgcatttcttttaatttttttaagggtCAAGAGTCTTACCAGATAGTGGATTATAGTTCCTTTTGTCtgcttaaaattttcagttaagaaatttaaaactaCATGGTAAGTAACGCTGAATGCACTACA
Coding sequences within it:
- the SPINT2 gene encoding kunitz-type protease inhibitor 2 isoform X3; the protein is MALLCGPRRCGALLALLASLLLFGAEAADGERGVHENTFGDLDTSRNGADSSVPSVPRRQNSDDFSINIFNYEEYCTAKAVTGPCRASFQRWYFDAEKNSCDNFIYGGCRGNKNSYLSKEECMHHCFGKQLYPVLPHGTKVVVLVGLFAMILILLLGASVVCLMRTARRNQERALCTIWSSGDDKEHLVKNTYVL
- the SPINT2 gene encoding kunitz-type protease inhibitor 2 isoform X2, with product MALLCGPRRCGALLALLASLLLFGAEAADGERGVHDFCRVSKIVGRCRASMPRWWYNVTDRSCQQFVYGGCEGNDNNYMTKKECLEKCAGVTENTFGDLDTSRNGADSSVPSVPRRQNSDDFSINIFNYEEYCTAKAVTGPCRASFQRWYFDAEKNSCDNFIYGGCRGNKNSYLSKEECMHHCFVVVLVGLFAMILILLLGASVVCLMRTARRNQERALCTIWSSGDDKEHLVKNTYVL
- the SPINT2 gene encoding kunitz-type protease inhibitor 2 isoform X1, with the protein product MALLCGPRRCGALLALLASLLLFGAEAADGERGVHDFCRVSKIVGRCRASMPRWWYNVTDRSCQQFVYGGCEGNDNNYMTKKECLEKCAGVTENTFGDLDTSRNGADSSVPSVPRRQNSDDFSINIFNYEEYCTAKAVTGPCRASFQRWYFDAEKNSCDNFIYGGCRGNKNSYLSKEECMHHCFGKQLYPVLPHGTKVVVLVGLFAMILILLLGASVVCLMRTARRNQERALCTIWSSGDDKEHLVKNTYVL